One genomic segment of Hordeum vulgare subsp. vulgare chromosome 2H, MorexV3_pseudomolecules_assembly, whole genome shotgun sequence includes these proteins:
- the LOC123425265 gene encoding AP-4 complex subunit mu, translated as MISQFFVLSQRGDHIVFRDYRGEVPKGSAEIFFRKVKFWNEDEAEEAPPVFNIDGVNYVHVKVAGLFFVVTTMVNISPSLLLELLQRIARVTKDYLGVLNEDSLRKNFILVYELLDEVIDFGYPQTTSTEALKSYIFNEPIMVDAGRLPPLGPAAMFMQGTKRMPGTAVTKSVVANEPGGKKREEIFVDIIEKISVTFSSSGYILTSEIDGTIQMKSYLSGNPEIRLALNEDLGIGKNSSSTHDYRSSSGGGSVVLDDCNFHESVQLDSFDIDRTLHLIPPDGEFPVMNYRMTQEFKPPFRVTALIEEAGPSRAEVLLKIRADFPANVTANTITVQMPVPSYTMRASFELEAGAVGQTTDFKEGTRRLEWNLKKIVGGSEHTLRAKLTFSQETHGNLTKEAGPVNMNFTIPMYNASKLQVRYLQIAKKSKTYNPYRWVRYVTQANSYVARL; from the exons ATGATCTCGCAGTTCTTCGTGCTGTCGCAGCGCGGCGACCACATCGTCTTCCGCGACT ATCGCGGCGAGGTGCCCAAGGGCAGCGCGGAGATCTTCTTCCGAAAGGTCAAGTTCTGGAACGAGGACGAGGCCGAGGAGGCGCCTCCAGTGTTC AATATCGATGGGGTTAATTATGTCCATGTCAAAGTCGCGGGACTATTTTTTGTGGTAACCACAATGGTCAATATCTCGCCGTCGCTTCTCTTGGAACTTCTGCAAAGGATCGCACGTGTTACAAAAGACTATCTTGGTGTACTAAATGAAGATTCTTTGAGGAAGAACTTCATTTTAGTCTACGAGTTGCTCGATGAAGTTATT GACTTCGGGTACCCACAAACAACTTCTACCGAGGCTCTGAAGTCGTACATATTTAATGAGCCAATCATGGTTGATGCTGGACGGTTGCCACCACTTGGTCCTGCTGCTATGTTCATG CAAGGCACGAAGCGGATGCCGGGTACGGCTGTGACAAAATCTGTTGTTGCTAATGAGCCTGGTgggaaaaagagagaggagattttTGTTGATATCATTGAAAAAATAAGCGTGACATTCAGCTCGAGT GGTTATATACTTACCTCTGAGATTGATGGAACCATCCAAATGAAAAGTTACCTTAGTGGGAATCCAGAAATCCGTCTAGCTCTGAATGAGGATTTGGGCATTGGAAAGAATAGCTCTTCTACACATG ATTACAGAAGTTCTTCTGGAGGAGGATCCGTCGTTCTTGATGATTGTAACTTCCATGAGTCAGTGCAGCTCGACAGTTTTGACATTGACAGAACTCTGCATTTA ATACCACCTGATGGAGAATTTCCAGTGATGAACTACCGGATGACTCAAGAATTTAAGCCACCCTTCCGCGTTACTGCACTAATTGAAGAAGCTGGCCCATCTAGG GCTGAAGTTCTATTGAAAATACGGGCAGACTTTCCTGCGAATGTCACTGCTAACACAATCACAGTACAGATGCCAGTACCCTCTTACACTATGAG GGCAAGTTTTGAACTGGAAGCTGGGGCAGTTGGACAGACAACGGATTTTAAAGAAGGAACTAGGAGACTGGAGTGGAATCTAAAGAAG ATTGTTGGTGGTTCCGAGCATACCCTTCGTGCAAAGCTCACATTTTCTCAGGAGACACATG GAAACCTCACAAAGGAAGCCGGACCAGTAAACATGAACTTCACTATACCTATGTACAATGCTTCAAAGTTACAG GTCAGATATCTTCAGATAGCGAAGAAATCCAAAACATACAATCCATACAGGTGGGTCAGATATGTGACACAGGCCAACTCGTATGTAGCCCGGCTATGA